The following are encoded in a window of Ruficoccus amylovorans genomic DNA:
- the mraY gene encoding phospho-N-acetylmuramoyl-pentapeptide-transferase, translating to MLTYLAEFSDLFGPFRLFRFLTFRAVMGAGTAVVVGFIIAPWVFARLRQLKLAQTLRNKDEVGKLADLHAGKKDTPTMGGLMIFASVFISTLLWAEPNLYVIVTMIVYAGLTALGFADDYLKVSKKNSKGLASHWKLAGQGVLTLIALALLLGSTETHLKMSELWVPFLKEPLIMAMPIWFAFIFFFLVMAGSSNAINLTDGVDGLAIGCTVTATLVYGLMAYAAGNVIISDYLLISYIPGSGELAVICSALVGASLVFLWYNSHPATVFMGDTGSLALGGIIGTMAFIIHQPFTLIIVGGIFVAEAISVILQVGSYKLRGKRVFRMAPLHHHFELLGWHENKVVIRFWIISLMCAFAGLATLKLR from the coding sequence ATGCTGACCTATCTGGCAGAGTTCAGTGACCTCTTCGGACCTTTCCGGCTTTTTCGCTTCCTCACCTTCCGCGCCGTGATGGGAGCGGGAACGGCGGTCGTGGTGGGCTTTATTATCGCGCCCTGGGTCTTTGCCCGGCTGCGTCAGCTCAAGCTCGCCCAGACCCTCCGAAACAAGGACGAGGTCGGCAAACTGGCCGACCTGCACGCCGGTAAAAAGGACACGCCCACGATGGGCGGGCTGATGATTTTCGCGTCGGTCTTTATCTCGACCCTGCTGTGGGCCGAGCCGAACCTCTACGTCATCGTCACGATGATCGTCTATGCCGGTCTGACGGCGCTGGGCTTCGCCGACGATTACCTGAAGGTGAGCAAGAAAAACTCCAAGGGCCTCGCCAGCCACTGGAAACTGGCCGGGCAGGGCGTGTTGACCTTGATCGCGCTTGCGCTGCTGCTGGGAAGCACCGAGACGCACCTGAAAATGTCCGAGCTGTGGGTGCCGTTCCTGAAGGAACCGCTCATCATGGCCATGCCGATCTGGTTCGCCTTTATCTTTTTCTTCCTCGTGATGGCGGGCTCCAGCAACGCCATCAACCTGACCGATGGGGTGGATGGCCTCGCCATCGGCTGCACGGTCACGGCCACGCTCGTTTACGGGCTGATGGCCTACGCTGCCGGTAACGTCATCATCTCCGACTACTTGCTGATCAGCTACATCCCCGGTAGCGGTGAGTTGGCCGTGATCTGTTCGGCGCTCGTTGGCGCAAGCCTGGTTTTTCTGTGGTACAACAGCCACCCGGCCACGGTCTTCATGGGCGACACCGGTTCGCTCGCGCTGGGCGGGATCATCGGAACGATGGCCTTTATCATCCACCAGCCTTTTACGCTCATCATCGTGGGCGGGATTTTTGTGGCCGAAGCTATCTCCGTCATTCTCCAGGTCGGCTCCTACAAGCTCCGGGGCAAGCGCGTCTTCCGGATGGCCCCGCTGCATCATCATTTTGAACTGCTGGGCTGGCACGAAAACAAAGTCGTGATACGTTTCTGGATTATCTCTCTGATGTGCGCCTTTGCCGGATTGGCCACGCTCAAGCTCCGCTAA
- the murD gene encoding UDP-N-acetylmuramoyl-L-alanine--D-glutamate ligase: protein METPELLKPLLERPAAIFGAGVSGRAAGDLLRSQGRFFEVYDERGGAQARTEFGEHEAARHGLVVHSPGFPPEHPWFEIARKAGCMVLGELDFASLYWGGGSIAVTGTNGKTTVTEFLAYAFKRAGQQAVAVGNIGYPMSRLFELSNHEGAVAVVEVSSFQSESLKHFRPQSLIWTNFDEDHLERYPSLKDYFEAKWRLVEQLSRPSLVIGESVATWAEKFGKTLPSFTRVVRREDKLGGPPANSPFLSYPQQENYRLVRAFWEKESMSVVTLESAAAQFRLPRHRLQKVDELRGVSFWNDSKATNFASALAAMKTFRQPVIWIGGGKSKGGDIGAFAQAMAGQIQGAALLGETAPELAEHLQAAGVGCQVCRSIPEAVAKAFAQAPAGAVVLLSPGFSSLDMFESYTQRGFAFEQAVLGLKKQKATDTNSACAKTGETLS from the coding sequence ATGGAAACCCCCGAACTGCTCAAGCCTCTGCTCGAACGGCCCGCCGCGATTTTCGGCGCGGGCGTCAGCGGTCGTGCCGCGGGCGACCTGTTGCGTTCGCAGGGGCGGTTCTTCGAGGTGTACGACGAGCGGGGTGGGGCGCAGGCGCGCACGGAATTTGGCGAGCACGAGGCCGCCCGCCACGGGCTGGTCGTCCACAGTCCCGGCTTTCCGCCCGAGCATCCGTGGTTCGAGATCGCCCGCAAGGCCGGTTGCATGGTGCTCGGAGAGCTTGATTTCGCGTCCCTGTACTGGGGCGGAGGCAGCATCGCCGTGACCGGCACCAATGGAAAAACCACCGTGACGGAGTTCCTGGCCTACGCCTTCAAGCGTGCCGGACAGCAGGCTGTGGCCGTGGGCAACATCGGCTATCCGATGTCGCGGTTGTTCGAGCTGAGCAACCACGAGGGCGCGGTGGCGGTGGTGGAGGTTAGCTCCTTCCAGTCCGAGAGCCTGAAGCACTTTCGTCCCCAGTCGCTGATCTGGACGAATTTCGACGAGGACCACCTCGAACGCTACCCCTCGCTCAAGGATTACTTCGAGGCCAAGTGGCGACTGGTCGAGCAACTGTCCCGGCCCAGCCTGGTGATCGGCGAGTCGGTGGCGACCTGGGCGGAGAAATTCGGCAAGACCCTGCCGTCTTTCACGCGCGTGGTACGCCGCGAGGACAAGCTCGGCGGCCCACCCGCCAACTCGCCGTTCCTGAGCTACCCGCAGCAGGAGAATTACCGCCTCGTGCGCGCTTTCTGGGAAAAGGAGTCGATGAGCGTGGTCACGCTGGAGAGCGCCGCCGCGCAGTTCCGGTTGCCCCGGCACCGCCTGCAAAAGGTGGACGAGTTGCGCGGGGTGTCGTTCTGGAACGACTCCAAGGCGACGAATTTCGCTTCCGCCCTGGCCGCGATGAAGACCTTCCGCCAGCCGGTCATCTGGATCGGCGGGGGTAAATCCAAGGGCGGCGACATAGGGGCTTTTGCCCAGGCTATGGCCGGACAGATACAGGGGGCCGCCCTGCTGGGTGAAACCGCCCCCGAACTGGCGGAACATTTACAGGCTGCCGGGGTCGGGTGCCAGGTATGCCGGAGTATCCCCGAGGCGGTGGCGAAAGCCTTCGCCCAGGCCCCCGCCGGGGCCGTGGTCCTGCTCAGTCCGGGCTTTTCCAGTCTGGATATGTTCGAGAGCTATACCCAGCGGGGATTTGCATTTGAGCAGGCGGTTTTGGGTTTGAAGAAACAGAAGGCCACTGATACGAACAGCGCATGCGCAAAAACTGGAGAAACGTTGTCATGA